In Choloepus didactylus isolate mChoDid1 chromosome 18, mChoDid1.pri, whole genome shotgun sequence, a single genomic region encodes these proteins:
- the LOC119514405 gene encoding ras-related protein Rap-1A-like yields MREYKLVVLGSGGVGKSALIVQFVQGIFVEKYDPTIEDSYRKQVEGDCQQCMLKILDTAGTEQFTAMRDLCMKNGQGFALVYSITAQSTFNDLQDLREQILRVKDTEDVPMILVGNKCDLEDERAVGKEQGQNLARQWCNCAFLESSAKSKINVNEIFYDLVRQINRKTPLEKKKPKKKSCLLL; encoded by the coding sequence ATGCGTGAGTACAAGCTAGTGGTCCTTGGTTCAGGAGGCGTGGGCAAGTCTGCTTTGATTGTTCAATTTGTTCAGggaatttttgttgaaaaatatGATCCAACGATAGAAGATTCCTACAGAAAGCAAGTTGAAGGAGATTGCCAACAGTGTATGCTCAAAATCCTGGATACAGCAGGGACAGAACAATTTACAGCGATGAGAGATTTATGTATGAAGAATGGCCAAGGGTTTGCACTAGTATATTCTATTACAGCTCAGTCTACATTTAATGACTTACAGGACCTGAGGGAACAGATTTTACGGGTTAAGGACACAGAAGATGTTCCAATGATTTTGGTGGGCAATAAATGTGACCTGGAAGATGAGCGAGCAGTTGGCAAAGAACAGGGTCAGAATTTAGCAAGACAGTGGTGTAACTGTGCCTTTTTAGAGTCTTCTGCAAAGTCGAAGATCAatgttaatgagatattttatgatCTGGtcagacagataaatagaaaaacaccactggaaaagaagaagcctAAAAAGAAATCATGCCTGCTGCTCTAA